The genomic segment AGCATCCCATGTCGGATCGTGGAAAGGATGGCGCGCATGAATCCCTTGTATTGCATTTGTGCCTTGTACCTTTCCTGAAAATGCGCCACCAGCGCGGGATCGAAGAAATCTTTTGCAATGCTTTTTACCATGAAATCGCTTCCAACCAGATATAAAACTGCTTCTGCCACCTTCGGCAGTTTCGCCGCCCGTAGCAGTGGAGACATGGAGATGGGCTGGGCGCCGGCAGGGTCGATCAGCACAAGGTTGCGAACCCGCTCTGGGTGGCGGAGGGTGAACGCCGAGGCGATGGGTCCGCCCATGGAAAGCCCGACCAAACTGACTGGAGAGGAGAGACGCAGGGCGTCCAGTAAGCCTGCAAGTTGGTCGACGAAGAAGTCGATATCGTATTTGGCTTGCGGGCGGTCCGAATAGCCGCGCCCGAACAAATCATACCGTATGACGCGAAACCCCGATCGTGAAAGAAATTCAAAAGTAGGGTCAAAAATAAAATATGGGACGGAAAAGCCATGCACCAAAACGACAGTATCGCTTGTTTCGTTCCCGCCGGCTTCGTAGTGGGTGACGCCGCCGGGCAGTTGTATGAACGAACCGCCCGCTGAGTTGCGGGCGTCGGCATTGATCTCTTTCGTTTCGTTACGAACAGGGAACAACATTGCCGCATTTAGGATATTTTGCCCAACGCTCTGAGGATGCGCTCGGGCGTGAACGGAAATTCGTCGATCCACACGCCGGTGGCATCGTGGATCGCGGAGGCGATGGCGGGAGCGACGCCGAGGTAGGGGAGTTCTCCCACGCCGCGCGCGCCCCAAGGTCC from the Candidatus Defluviilinea gracilis genome contains:
- a CDS encoding alpha/beta hydrolase — translated: MLFPVRNETKEINADARNSAGGSFIQLPGGVTHYEAGGNETSDTVVLVHGFSVPYFIFDPTFEFLSRSGFRVIRYDLFGRGYSDRPQAKYDIDFFVDQLAGLLDALRLSSPVSLVGLSMGGPIASAFTLRHPERVRNLVLIDPAGAQPISMSPLLRAAKLPKVAEAVLYLVGSDFMVKSIAKDFFDPALVAHFQERYKAQMQYKGFMRAILSTIRHGMLNSFLDIYRQLGATETRVLLLWGRNDHTVPFEHSALLRAAISTIEFHAIEGCGHLPHYEKPEQVNPILLEFLRQA